Within Takifugu flavidus isolate HTHZ2018 chromosome 12, ASM371156v2, whole genome shotgun sequence, the genomic segment aaaatgttaaaaatcatATTCATGAATCTATGATCCTCCTCTCTCTGATCTCTCCTGAGACCTGATCACACCTGTCAcacctgtgttcacctgtgctgtctTCAACTGCCTCAGTGACGCTGACGCCTCCACATCATGGATATCGGGCCTTTCCTGCTGGCTTTCTGCCTGTTTCCACTCCATGTTTCTGCCGACTCCACCTGCAAACTGAAGGCCAAGTTCAACCTGAGTGGCTACAAGAACGTGGAAAAGAAGAAGGTTGTGATCGGGGGCATGTTTCCTGTTCACATGCGTGTTTCCTCCAGTGGTGGCAACACCTCCAGACTGCCTGTATCTTCAGGGTGTGAAGGGTAAGTTAACCATAGTTTCATATGTTTTTGATGAATGAAATAACAGAAATGGTGTAAAATAATTAGTGAAGAGCTCAGCTGAAACCAGCTCCTTATGTTTGTTGCTCTGCATTGGGaagtatttttaaaataatgaaattgaatttcattatttcattatGAATTGAGTTTCATCTTGATTTTTCCTTAGTTTTGATATATTTCCACGTGGGCCTTAATTCTCCTGCAGAAGTCCTGACGGAGCAGAATGACCTCAGGGGCCAATTAGCGGCAGTAGCCACTGTAACTGTGACAATGATCAGCGGCTCTGTCGACTGTCCTCTAGTGGCTCATTTAGACAATATGATGATGAATTCAATAACAGTCTTAATTTAGCAGCCCAGAAAACTCTGTGTGAACCGTGTTCCAGGTTTAACCTCCGTACCTTCCGTTGGACTCGGACTATGCTGTTTGCCATTGATGAGATAAACAAAAGGGAGGACCTGCTACCCGACACTGACCTGGGATATGTCATCTACGACTCCTGCTTCACCATCTCCAAGGCCGTGGAGGGCACCCTCACCTACCTGACGGGCCAAGACGAGGCTGTTCCCAACTACCGCTGTGGGAACGGTCCTCCCTTGGCTGCTCTGGTGGGAGCCGGGGGCTCTGATCTGTCCATCGCCACTGCCAGGATTCTGGGACTCTACCATTTCCCTCAGGTAGTCAGCTGATGACTTACACAGCCaatgaaagaggagaggagaagatgaCGGTGTCTCCTCCGCTCTGTCATTCCTAGGTCAGTTATTGCTCAACCTGCTCTGCTCTAAAAAGTAAATTCCAGTTCCCTACCTTCCTGAGGACCATTCCCAATGACCAGCACCAGTCCACAGCTATGGCTAAACTGGTGATACATTTTGGCTGGACCTGGGTAGGAACCATATCTGCTGATGACGACTACGGAAAGTACGGCATCAAGGACTTcaaggagcaggtggaggaagcCGGTGTCTGCATCTCCTTCTCTGAGACCCTGCCCAAGGTAAACATGTGACCCCTCACACGCGATGGCACCACACCTAAAACCCGACTCCTCTCATTGTCAGGTGAATTCTCCAGAAAACATCCAGCGCATCATCCAAACTTTAGTTAAGTCCACGGCCAAGATCATCGTGGTCTTCTCCTCGGACGTGGACCTCAGCCCCCTCGTCACCGAGCTGCTCCGGCACAACATTACCAACCGTACCTGGATCGCCAGTGAGGCCTGGGTCACCTCCGCACTCATGCTGAAGCCTGGGGTGGGTGTTGAGGCCCAGGACTGGGAGGGAAGGTTCAGTCCTTTGGGTTGAGAGCTGATCTTCATTATGTGCATGTTTTCTCCTAGGCCAGCTTGCTGCTGGGGGGCACGCTGGGCTTTGCGGTGAAAAGAGCCTCCATTCCTGGTCTTCAGCGTTATCTGCTGGACTTGGACCCTTACGGCGACACACTCAGTGAGGAGTTCTGGGAAACCGTACGTCAATTCACTCTAAACTGCTCTTGGGACCCAAACAAACCCCACAGATACCACTGATGATCTTTTGTGTGTCTTACAGATGTTTAACTGCACGTTGAATTATGGAAAAGCTCTGAGAAACACCAGACCCAGAACCTCTGGGTCCAACAGCACAGACCGGAGTCTTCCAGATGGGCTGTGCACAGGCCTGGAGACTGTAGCACAGCTCAAAAACACCTACTCAGATGTTTCTCAGTTGCGAATCACATACAGGTCAGATATCACAGCTCTTATTAATTTCACATCACGGGAACCAAAGTTCCTGAACCCGTCGCCTGATTTGGAAATGCAACAGAGGGATGAACAGAAgttctcctctggctcctcttcaTCGATTATGAAGAACAGTGTGGTTTTTCTCCACTCAGCGTGTACAAAGCTGTGTATGCGGTGGCCCATGCCCTCCACAACCTGGAGCACTGTGAACAGGGTCGAGGGCCCTTCAACGGGAGAGACTGCACCAACATCAGCAGTTTCGAGCCATGGCAGGTAGGAGTCTGCATAGACACTGTTGTGTTCACATGTGTGGGACTCAGGTCTGACTCTCCTTCAGCTGATGTACTACTTGAAGAACGTGCGTTACACAGTACCGCACACAGGCGAAGAGATCTACTTTGATGACGGTGATGTCGAAGGCTTCTATGACATCATCAACTGGCAGTTCAACAGCGACGGAGAGATATCCTACGTCAAGGTGGGACACTTCAATGCCACAGCGGCCCCCGAGGAGCAGATGACCATTATGAATGGCTCTATTGTGTGGAACAGTGATGCTCTGGAGGTCAGTATCCTATTGATGCAGATGCCCCAATCCTCTTGTAGGTGATGATTTCTGGCCCAGGCTGCTGTTTGTTAAATACGTACACAAGTGCGTAtttatatatgttaaataatattaaacatgtgctgcagcctcctcgGTCCGTGTGCAGTGACAACTGTCAGCCAGGCACCAGGAAGGGAATCCGCCAGGGAGAACCAGTCTGTTGCTTTGACTGTATCCCGTGTGCTGATGGAGAGATCAGCAACACAACCAGtcagtacaaacacacacacagacacacagacatacacacacactcaggactCCTATTGGCTGACAGATGCTCGGGAGTGTATCCTGTGTGGCGAGGACGATTGGTCCAATGAGGCTCACGACGTCTGTGTGCCAAAGATCATTGAGTTCTTGGCCTTTGGGGAGCCGTTGGGGATCACACTTATCGTCATCTCTGCCTTCGGGGCTCTTATCACCATTGCTGTTGGGGTAAGATTCACACATATGATGCAGAACACAAAGAAGTTCTACCGCTTCAGGCCATGCCTCTTTCTCCAGGTGGTGTTTATTGTGAATGTGGGCACGCCACTGGTGGAAGCCAATGACGCCGTCCTGAGTTTGTCACTGCTCTTCTCATTAGTGGTGACCTTCCTCTGTTCCATTGTCTTCCTTGGAGAACCTCAGAACTGGAGCTGCATGACCAGCCAAGTGGCCCTGGCTCTCGGCTTTGCACTCTGTCTCTCCTGTATCATGAGTGAGTATGTATATacttgtgtgcatgtctgtgaaACAAAGAGAAAGTTTACGGTTGACCTTTACTTTCTTTTACTTTACTTTCTTTACTTTAATTTCGCAGTGAACCATTTGTTTTTCGTTCTCAGGGAACCCAGGTGCGGGCTTTAGGGCAGCTGTAAAAAAGAAGTTTTGTTGTCACCTATGTCTTCAGCCTGTTTCAACCCTTTATGAAAGTGTAATTTTAACTTGTGCCTCCACTGCAGGTAAAGCTGTGGTGTTGATGCACCGAGCTCAGGCCCTGAAAGCTGCTCGTGCCAGAAGCAAAGCTGCAGCTAAAGCTGCCAAAGTTGCAGCCCAAGATGCCGCCAATGTCGGCAGCCCTGACGTAATTGTAACCAACactaacaacaacaatgacCTTGGTGTCAGCGTGAACCCGGAGGTGGACATTCTGACCTGTgcccaccagagggcgctcacCGCTGTGGCCACATTAATACAGGTAAATGTTCTTGATTTCCCAACAGCAGCTTCTTAATTTCACATCTGGAGGTGTTCCTTTGTTCTGCAGGCTGTGGCATGCACGGTGTGGCTCATTCTTTTACCCCCACATGCAATCAAGAACACTTCTGCCCAGAACATAAAGATCATCCTGGAATGTGATGAAGgctccatcatcttcatctgctgTGTCTTTGCATATGATATCCTGCTGGCTTTGATAGCTTTCATCTTTGCTTTCATGGCCCGTAAACTGGAGGACCATTTCAGGTAGGAAACACATTTATCATAAAAGTGGCCAGAATAGTTAGATAAAACAGTAACATTTCAGAAGAGCTGAAAACCACATCAGCAGATCCTGGTCTCAGGTCCTCAAGCACAGAGCAAAAGTCCTCTCAGAGTCAACACTGACATGGAAGTTaatgaaaaatgacaaataatgtaATTTTTACGTAACATGGGGCAAATATGTGACATGGACTCAATCATAAAAACGTAGAGAGCAACATTCCTCTGGTCACCCTGCAGACCCCTtctgcaggtcatgtgacacccgAGGGCCAGCGTTTCCGTCAGACTTGGTCAAAGCTACAGTTCCTACTAACGCCCCCCTAGTGTAGACTTCAAGTCACACCAATGCAATCGTTCAGTGCTTTAAATGTCTCTCTTTATTCTCTTTAATCACAAACTTTACGCGTCATCTCACTGATGTTTTCTGACTCCCAGCGAGGGGAAGTGCATGACCTTCGGCATGCTGGTCTTCTTCATCGTTTGGATCTCTTTTGTTCCGGCGTACCTCAGCACGCGGGGCAAGTTCATGGTGGCTGTGCAGATTTTTGCCATTCTGGCCTCCAGCTTTGGCCTGTTGACCTGCATCTTCCTGCCCAAGTGCTACATCCTCCTGATCAAACCTGAACGCAACAAGGAGGACATGATGAGGCCCCGCACCAAACCACGTGACGGAACCTCCACTGGAACCTCAGCCTCATTGGCCACAGCTGCTACAGAGGTTGGGACGGCTGTAGCGTCCAGTGCCATTGATGACTAGAGCAACAGGACGAAGAACCAAACACTGGACATCCACAGTAATTGTGTCAAGATGTTGCTCCTCATTTACAATCACCATGTGTCGGTTAGTTGATACTTAAAAAGGAGCAATTCAGCAATGATTAATCTAAATCAAATGTAAAGAGTTTGAACCTGTTTTAATAATTTGTTCCTATTACTGCCTGTTTAGTGCTGTAGTTGCTGGAAAGCAACACAGACATTGTTGCAACCATGTAGCTGAAGGATTTTAGACTAGAAATCCTTTAATGGAATTCACTCTCCTGGAATTTAgcacaataaatgtattttagcCAATAGATTCTGTGCTTGCTGATTTGTTGGAGTAAATTAAACTCTATTTAACTAAATGTGACAGAAACTCCACTTGTTTCATATCAGGACAAGAACTGAAACATCGTTCAGCAGCAGCGCTGCAGGAAACACACTGGCCACTAGAGGGTACCACTGAAATA encodes:
- the LOC130534688 gene encoding vomeronasal type-2 receptor 1, whose amino-acid sequence is MDIGPFLLAFCLFPLHVSADSTCKLKAKFNLSGYKNVEKKKVVIGGMFPVHMRVSSSGGNTSRLPVSSGCEGFNLRTFRWTRTMLFAIDEINKREDLLPDTDLGYVIYDSCFTISKAVEGTLTYLTGQDEAVPNYRCGNGPPLAALVGAGGSDLSIATARILGLYHFPQVSYCSTCSALKSKFQFPTFLRTIPNDQHQSTAMAKLVIHFGWTWVGTISADDDYGKYGIKDFKEQVEEAGVCISFSETLPKVNSPENIQRIIQTLVKSTAKIIVVFSSDVDLSPLVTELLRHNITNRTWIASEAWVTSALMLKPGASLLLGGTLGFAVKRASIPGLQRYLLDLDPYGDTLSEEFWETMFNCTLNYGKALRNTRPRTSGSNSTDRSLPDGLCTGLETVAQLKNTYSDVSQLRITYSVYKAVYAVAHALHNLEHCEQGRGPFNGRDCTNISSFEPWQLMYYLKNVRYTVPHTGEEIYFDDGDVEGFYDIINWQFNSDGEISYVKVGHFNATAAPEEQMTIMNGSIVWNSDALEPPRSVCSDNCQPGTRKGIRQGEPVCCFDCIPCADGEISNTTNARECILCGEDDWSNEAHDVCVPKIIEFLAFGEPLGITLIVISAFGALITIAVGVVFIVNVGTPLVEANDAVLSLSLLFSLVVTFLCSIVFLGEPQNWSCMTSQVALALGFALCLSCIMSKAVVLMHRAQALKAARARSKAAAKAAKVAAQDAANVGSPDVIVTNTNNNNDLGVSVNPEVDILTCAHQRALTAVATLIQAVACTVWLILLPPHAIKNTSAQNIKIILECDEGSIIFICCVFAYDILLALIAFIFAFMARKLEDHFSEGKCMTFGMLVFFIVWISFVPAYLSTRGKFMVAVQIFAILASSFGLLTCIFLPKCYILLIKPERNKEDMMRPRTKPRDGTSTGTSASLATAATEVGTAVASSAIDD